The proteins below come from a single Fodinicola acaciae genomic window:
- a CDS encoding S8 family serine peptidase, with protein MAFPRPRFKVVAGAVALLTAVPFAVGQPVAAAKPAAAATADRAIVVVLRDQLGGAPATKAQSSSRRAKATSAQDAVLGRLAGAKPAKVKHFALGNAFSATVTPDQAAALAADPAVAAVLPDSKVELPEPATPPAAGGAKAPQARQNTEAPNAICPADPSKPLVEPEALTSIRALSAAALADGKGVKVAFLADNMNPNYADFVRPDGSKVFADYQDFSGDGPDTTEGGAEAYGDASSIAAQGTVVHDLSTFVNQAHPLPPGCNIRVRGVAPGASLVGLNVFGSTATNSAVLQAIDYAVTVDHVDVINESLGLNQYPDLSSRELFQVFNDNAVAAGVTVTASTGDAGITSTIGAPATDPLVISAAATTDNRLYAQTTYAAFPFSNGKWISDNISALSSSGITQNGRTPDLVAPGEGNWADCDPAYAECRTFQSPSQGADVQSFGGTSESAPLTAGVAALVIQAYRNAHKGASPSPALVKQLITSTTRDLGLPADEQGAGLLDARAAVEAALTAPGGTGAPAGVSSNLALSTNQVTLTGAPGSRQSTTVKVTNIGNKNLTVAGGTRGFTPLSSQTQSLTFDNATLPKFTYYNGASWAYKKVTFTVPAGAQRLFARMTWQGGASKVVRLTLLAPDGTFVANSRPQGGAASANYANVDVRQPAAGTWTAVLYSATNAAGYSGPIKLVTDTQRAVPYGQVSPANFTLAPGASRQVRVTLTTPASGGDADYSATFASSDGHQTSVAAVVRSLIPTPGRFSGEITGGNARAVSPAQTFSYQFDVRRGHRDLDVALALEKDAGDLVDAVLVDPNGELADVNSNASLDPSYQTVSQGRGIQLFDANPLPGRWTLVVVVQNPVTGNDISQRFNGTIAYDKVDVKAALPNHTTLQRGKAVQVPVVVHNTGVEPIAVGVEGRTNSLQTLQPVPIQGSTTVTLPENGADAPIYLIPPDTNKFSVATSSSVPAQVELQGSAAGLDVFGDLQAAQHGSTVSIATIAEKSGSVSRGIWFASVQEIGPFGSSGAPSGTSSYTSSMRTAGFDAAVTSSTGDPYGTAVDPTAGFGAPAVIQPGTTAVVTVTITPTGAKGSTVSGHLNLVTVPTLPTGATGLPFYGTGEVVSSLPYAYKVG; from the coding sequence ATGGCTTTTCCCCGTCCCAGATTCAAGGTGGTCGCCGGCGCCGTCGCGCTGTTGACCGCCGTACCGTTCGCCGTCGGACAACCGGTCGCCGCGGCCAAGCCGGCCGCCGCCGCGACCGCTGATCGCGCGATCGTCGTCGTCCTACGTGACCAGCTCGGCGGCGCTCCGGCGACGAAGGCCCAGTCGAGCAGCCGGCGCGCCAAGGCCACCAGCGCCCAGGACGCGGTGCTCGGCCGGCTGGCCGGCGCCAAGCCGGCGAAGGTCAAGCATTTCGCGCTCGGCAACGCGTTCTCGGCCACCGTCACACCGGACCAGGCCGCCGCGCTCGCCGCCGACCCGGCGGTCGCCGCGGTGCTGCCGGACTCCAAGGTGGAGCTGCCGGAGCCGGCCACCCCGCCGGCCGCCGGCGGCGCGAAAGCGCCGCAGGCAAGGCAAAACACCGAAGCACCCAACGCGATCTGCCCGGCCGATCCCAGCAAGCCGCTGGTCGAGCCGGAGGCGCTCACCTCGATACGCGCGTTGAGCGCGGCCGCGCTGGCCGACGGCAAAGGCGTCAAGGTCGCCTTCCTGGCCGACAACATGAACCCCAACTACGCCGACTTCGTCCGGCCGGACGGCAGCAAGGTCTTCGCCGACTACCAGGACTTCTCCGGCGACGGGCCGGACACGACCGAGGGTGGCGCCGAAGCGTACGGCGACGCCTCGTCGATCGCGGCGCAGGGGACAGTCGTGCACGACCTGTCCACGTTCGTCAACCAGGCGCATCCGCTGCCGCCCGGCTGCAACATCCGGGTCCGCGGCGTGGCGCCCGGCGCCAGCCTGGTCGGCCTCAACGTCTTCGGCTCCACCGCGACCAACTCCGCGGTCCTGCAGGCGATCGACTACGCGGTGACCGTCGACCACGTCGACGTGATCAACGAGTCGCTCGGCCTCAACCAGTATCCGGACCTCAGCTCGCGCGAGCTTTTCCAGGTGTTCAACGACAACGCGGTGGCGGCCGGCGTGACCGTGACCGCCTCGACCGGTGACGCCGGCATCACCTCGACGATCGGCGCTCCGGCGACCGACCCGCTGGTGATCTCGGCCGCCGCGACCACCGACAACCGGCTGTACGCGCAGACCACGTACGCGGCTTTCCCGTTCTCCAACGGAAAGTGGATCAGCGACAACATCTCCGCGCTGTCCTCGTCCGGCATCACGCAGAACGGCCGTACGCCTGACCTGGTGGCGCCGGGCGAAGGCAACTGGGCCGACTGCGACCCGGCGTACGCCGAGTGCCGCACGTTCCAGTCGCCGTCTCAGGGCGCCGACGTGCAGTCCTTCGGTGGTACGAGCGAGTCGGCTCCGCTGACCGCCGGTGTCGCGGCGCTGGTGATCCAGGCCTATCGCAACGCGCACAAAGGTGCGTCGCCGAGTCCGGCGCTGGTCAAGCAGCTGATCACCAGCACCACGCGTGACCTCGGCCTGCCGGCCGACGAGCAGGGCGCCGGCCTGCTCGACGCGCGTGCCGCGGTGGAGGCCGCGCTGACCGCTCCCGGCGGCACCGGCGCGCCGGCCGGCGTCAGCTCCAACCTCGCACTGTCGACCAACCAGGTGACGCTGACCGGCGCGCCGGGCAGCCGGCAGTCGACGACGGTCAAAGTCACCAACATCGGCAACAAAAACCTGACCGTCGCCGGTGGTACGCGCGGCTTCACGCCGTTGTCGTCGCAGACGCAGAGCCTGACCTTCGACAATGCCACGCTGCCGAAATTCACCTATTACAACGGCGCCAGCTGGGCCTACAAGAAGGTCACCTTCACCGTGCCGGCCGGCGCGCAGCGGCTGTTTGCCAGGATGACCTGGCAGGGTGGCGCGTCCAAGGTCGTACGGCTGACGCTTTTGGCGCCAGACGGCACTTTCGTGGCCAACAGCCGTCCACAGGGTGGCGCGGCGAGCGCCAATTACGCCAACGTCGACGTACGCCAGCCGGCCGCCGGCACCTGGACGGCGGTGCTCTACTCCGCCACCAACGCCGCCGGTTACAGCGGTCCGATCAAGCTGGTCACCGACACGCAGCGAGCCGTGCCGTACGGCCAGGTCAGCCCGGCCAACTTCACGTTGGCGCCCGGTGCCAGCCGGCAGGTGCGGGTCACCCTGACCACGCCGGCCAGCGGCGGAGATGCCGATTATTCGGCCACTTTCGCCAGCTCCGACGGCCACCAGACCTCGGTCGCGGCGGTCGTACGCAGCCTGATCCCGACGCCGGGGCGGTTCAGCGGCGAGATCACCGGCGGCAACGCGCGTGCCGTCTCGCCGGCGCAGACGTTCAGCTATCAGTTCGACGTACGCCGGGGCCACCGTGACCTGGATGTCGCCCTGGCGCTGGAAAAGGACGCCGGTGACCTGGTCGACGCGGTGCTGGTCGACCCCAACGGCGAGCTGGCTGACGTGAACAGCAACGCCTCGTTGGACCCGTCCTACCAGACGGTCAGCCAGGGCAGGGGAATCCAGCTGTTCGACGCCAATCCGCTGCCTGGCAGATGGACTCTCGTTGTCGTCGTGCAGAATCCGGTGACCGGCAATGACATTTCACAGCGGTTCAACGGAACCATCGCCTACGACAAGGTGGACGTCAAAGCAGCGCTGCCAAACCACACGACGCTGCAGCGCGGCAAGGCCGTGCAGGTGCCGGTCGTCGTCCACAACACCGGTGTGGAGCCGATCGCGGTCGGCGTCGAAGGACGTACGAACAGCCTGCAGACGCTGCAGCCGGTGCCGATCCAGGGCAGCACGACGGTGACCCTGCCGGAGAACGGCGCGGACGCGCCGATCTACCTGATCCCACCGGACACCAACAAGTTCAGCGTCGCCACCTCCTCGAGCGTGCCGGCGCAGGTCGAGCTGCAGGGCTCGGCCGCGGGTCTGGACGTGTTCGGTGACCTGCAGGCGGCGCAGCACGGCAGCACGGTCTCGATCGCGACCATCGCGGAGAAATCCGGGTCGGTCAGCCGCGGCATCTGGTTTGCCAGCGTGCAGGAGATCGGTCCGTTCGGTTCGTCCGGCGCGCCATCGGGCACGTCGTCGTACACGTCCTCGATGCGTACGGCCGGGTTCGACGCGGCGGTCACGTCGTCGACCGGCGACCCGTATGGCACCGCGGTTGATCCAACCGCCGGCTTCGGTGCGCCGGCGGTGATCCAGCCAGGCACGACGGCGGTCGTGACGGTGACGATCACGCCGACCGGAGCGAAGGGATCGACGGTGTCCGGCCACCTCAACCTGGTGACCGTGCCGACCCTGCCGACCGGCGCGACCGGCCTGCCGTTCTATGGCACCGGCGAGGTCGTCTCGTCGCTGCCGTACGCGTACAAGGTGGGTTAG
- a CDS encoding VOC family protein, with protein sequence MPVDRDLDHLVYVTPDLPRTVARFAEMTGVAPIDGGRHVGRGTRNYLVGLGGQRYLEIIGVDDDQPEPDRPRPFGIDELTITRLVTWAVHTDDLDARVEASRAAGYDPGPIEPLSRRTPAGDLLEWRLTNGDRRGLVPFVIGWGASRHPSTGLPAVELVSLHGLHPDPAAIQPKLAALDAELDMREGAEPSLIAGLDTPNGPVSLT encoded by the coding sequence ATGCCAGTGGACCGCGACCTCGACCACCTCGTCTATGTCACACCCGACCTGCCGCGGACCGTCGCACGGTTCGCCGAGATGACCGGCGTCGCGCCGATCGACGGCGGCCGGCACGTCGGCCGTGGTACGCGCAACTACCTGGTCGGTCTCGGTGGCCAGCGTTATCTGGAGATCATCGGCGTTGACGACGACCAGCCGGAGCCGGACCGCCCGCGGCCGTTCGGCATCGACGAGCTGACGATCACCCGGCTGGTGACCTGGGCCGTCCACACCGACGACCTCGACGCTCGCGTCGAGGCTTCGCGCGCGGCCGGCTACGACCCCGGTCCGATCGAGCCGCTGTCCCGCCGTACGCCGGCCGGTGACCTGCTGGAATGGCGGCTGACCAACGGCGACCGGCGCGGCCTCGTGCCGTTCGTGATCGGTTGGGGAGCCAGCCGGCATCCGTCCACCGGCCTGCCGGCCGTCGAACTCGTGTCGCTGCACGGCCTGCATCCGGATCCAGCAGCGATCCAGCCAAAACTCGCCGCGCTCGACGCCGAGCTGGACATGCGAGAGGGTGCCGAGCCCAGCCTGATCGCCGGACTCGACACCCCCAATGGGCCGGTCAGCCTGACCTAA
- a CDS encoding DUF998 domain-containing protein, which produces MIGLCVAAVVAVVAAALLVGAADVRAGRWDAYLSELSGPLYTSGVLLAALAAVLLAGAYVLRRRFGPAVALAFAAVALAGSATVPCTAGCPLPVADGIVPLQDAFHAFISVFAFFAFAAAAALDERPVVAVVMTAAIMVLFGWAVLIRSHDVVPAVAERFAAVVVAAWAVTAAIRLWRADER; this is translated from the coding sequence GTGATCGGCTTGTGCGTCGCAGCCGTGGTCGCGGTGGTTGCCGCCGCGCTGCTGGTCGGTGCGGCGGACGTACGCGCCGGCCGCTGGGACGCCTACCTGTCGGAGCTGTCCGGGCCGCTCTACACCAGCGGCGTCCTGCTGGCCGCGCTCGCCGCCGTGCTGCTGGCCGGCGCGTACGTCCTGCGCCGCCGGTTCGGGCCGGCGGTCGCCCTGGCCTTCGCGGCCGTGGCGCTGGCCGGATCCGCGACGGTGCCTTGTACGGCCGGCTGTCCGCTGCCGGTCGCCGACGGCATCGTGCCGTTGCAGGACGCTTTTCACGCGTTCATCAGCGTTTTCGCGTTTTTCGCCTTCGCGGCCGCGGCGGCTCTGGACGAGCGGCCGGTGGTCGCGGTGGTGATGACGGCCGCGATCATGGTGCTGTTCGGCTGGGCCGTGCTGATCCGCAGCCACGATGTCGTGCCGGCCGTCGCCGAGCGGTTCGCCGCCGTCGTCGTCGCGGCCTGGGCCGTCACGGCGGCCATCCGGTTGTGGCGAGCGGACGAACGATGA
- a CDS encoding oxidoreductase, with the protein MKVWRRRDIPDLTGRRAVVTGANSGIGLAVARALAWSGAHVTLACRDAGRGAGAVALITGGGVPAERVSLLPLDLADLSSVRAFSARFADDRLDILVNNAGVLGRPKRQTVDCFETHFGVNHLGHFALTAGLLPSLLAADDPRVVTLTSIFGYFGFLDFDNLDGERFYSRWLAYAQSKLANLLFAWELARRCDRIRSLAAHPGYARTNLFTGGFRRGPGIDARLLGFSGYLLAQSSDMGSLPVLYAATHPDVRSGALIGPALAQWWGFPVEVRPFVRLPDHDPAIGARLWAESERLTGTRFDVTG; encoded by the coding sequence ATGAAGGTGTGGCGGCGGCGTGACATTCCTGACCTGACCGGACGCCGGGCCGTGGTGACCGGCGCCAACAGCGGCATCGGCCTCGCGGTGGCGCGAGCGCTCGCGTGGTCCGGCGCTCACGTCACGCTCGCCTGCCGTGACGCCGGACGCGGTGCCGGCGCGGTCGCGCTGATCACCGGCGGCGGCGTACCAGCCGAGCGAGTTTCGTTGCTGCCGCTGGATTTGGCGGACCTGTCATCGGTACGCGCGTTCAGCGCCCGGTTTGCCGATGATCGCCTGGACATCCTGGTGAACAACGCCGGCGTACTCGGCCGGCCGAAGCGCCAGACGGTCGATTGCTTCGAGACCCATTTCGGCGTCAACCACCTCGGCCATTTCGCGCTGACGGCCGGCCTGCTGCCATCGTTGCTGGCTGCCGATGATCCGCGGGTCGTGACGTTGACCAGCATCTTCGGCTATTTCGGTTTTCTGGATTTCGACAATCTCGACGGCGAGAGGTTCTATTCGCGTTGGCTGGCGTACGCGCAGTCGAAGCTCGCGAACCTGTTGTTCGCCTGGGAACTGGCGCGGCGGTGTGACCGGATCCGGAGCCTGGCGGCACATCCCGGCTATGCGCGGACCAACCTGTTCACCGGCGGTTTCCGGCGCGGCCCGGGAATCGACGCACGGTTGCTCGGATTTTCCGGCTATCTGCTGGCGCAGAGCAGCGACATGGGATCGTTGCCGGTGCTTTACGCCGCGACGCATCCAGACGTGCGCAGCGGTGCCCTGATCGGACCGGCATTGGCTCAGTGGTGGGGGTTTCCCGTCGAGGTCCGGCCGTTCGTCCGGCTGCCGGACCACGATCCAGCGATCGGCGCTCGGCTGTGGGCGGAGTCCGAGCGCCTGACCGGAACGAGGTTCGATGTCACTGGATAA
- a CDS encoding uridine kinase produces the protein MSLDNVLRQIAARIPVIDGARVGIDGVDGAGKTVFADRLAQAMSRPVVRVSADDFHNVRAIRHRRGRQSPEGFWLDSYDHDRLRAHVLETFPRYRPKAHDLATDAVVDTPELVAPPNAVLVVDGLFLHRDELRHFWHLSVFLDVPFTVSVPRMATRDGTNPDPEHVSVRRYVEGQRLYFRSCAPQLRATVLVDNTDFDAPRLLAG, from the coding sequence ATGTCACTGGATAATGTGCTGCGCCAGATTGCGGCGCGCATTCCGGTTATCGACGGCGCGCGGGTTGGCATCGACGGCGTCGATGGTGCCGGCAAGACCGTTTTCGCTGACCGGCTCGCGCAGGCGATGAGCCGTCCGGTCGTACGCGTCAGTGCCGACGACTTCCACAACGTACGCGCGATCCGGCATCGCCGAGGACGTCAGTCGCCGGAAGGATTCTGGCTCGACTCCTACGACCACGATCGTCTCCGGGCTCACGTGCTGGAGACGTTTCCGCGCTATCGACCGAAAGCGCACGACCTGGCGACCGACGCGGTCGTGGACACGCCGGAGCTGGTCGCGCCACCAAATGCCGTACTCGTCGTCGACGGTCTCTTTCTCCATCGTGACGAGCTGCGGCATTTTTGGCACCTGTCGGTGTTTCTCGACGTACCGTTCACCGTGAGCGTCCCACGGATGGCGACGCGGGACGGCACGAATCCGGACCCGGAGCACGTGAGCGTACGGCGTTATGTCGAAGGCCAGCGGCTCTATTTTCGTAGCTGTGCGCCACAATTGCGTGCCACCGTACTGGTCGACAACACCGACTTCGACGCGCCGAGACTGCTGGCCGGCTAA
- a CDS encoding alpha/beta fold hydrolase codes for MTYASVNGLELYYEIHGTGEPLVLLHGGLHTFDLSFGAMLPELAASHQVIGVELQGHGRTADIDRELSIGQFADDVAALLKHLGVARADVMGFSLGALVALELGVRHQDVVGRLVLAAAHARPDGYHTDITDPSAWATSTRMPTADDFAEMAAEYARVAPRPKDFQPFQQKLSAMVASSKGWTDDELRSVAAPTLLVIGDHDFVRIEHAAQMLELIPTAQLGVVPGTTHAGLLRRADVLLPMVAAFLSRS; via the coding sequence ATGACTTACGCATCCGTGAACGGACTGGAGCTTTACTACGAGATCCACGGCACCGGCGAGCCGCTGGTGCTGCTGCATGGCGGCTTGCACACCTTTGACCTGAGCTTCGGCGCGATGCTGCCGGAGCTGGCGGCCTCGCATCAGGTCATCGGCGTCGAACTGCAGGGGCACGGCCGTACGGCCGACATCGACCGCGAGCTCTCGATCGGCCAGTTCGCCGACGACGTGGCCGCACTGCTCAAGCACCTCGGCGTGGCGCGCGCCGACGTGATGGGGTTCAGCCTCGGCGCGCTGGTCGCGCTGGAGCTCGGCGTCCGGCACCAGGATGTCGTCGGCCGGCTGGTGCTGGCCGCCGCGCACGCACGGCCGGACGGCTATCACACCGACATCACCGATCCGAGCGCCTGGGCCACCTCCACGCGGATGCCGACCGCCGACGACTTCGCCGAAATGGCCGCCGAATACGCGCGCGTCGCGCCGCGTCCGAAGGATTTCCAGCCGTTCCAGCAAAAACTCTCCGCGATGGTCGCGTCGTCCAAGGGCTGGACCGACGACGAGCTGCGGTCGGTGGCGGCTCCGACGCTGCTCGTCATCGGCGACCACGACTTCGTACGGATCGAGCACGCGGCACAGATGCTGGAGCTGATCCCAACCGCTCAGCTCGGCGTCGTCCCCGGCACGACCCACGCCGGCCTGCTCCGTCGCGCCGACGTGTTGCTGCCGATGGTGGCCGCTTTTCTGAGCCGCAGCTAG
- the dinB gene encoding DNA polymerase IV, which translates to MFERAEASILHADLDAFYASVEQRDDPFLRGKPVIVGGGVVLAASYEAKARGVRTAMPGGVARQCCPDAIVVEPRFSAYVKASKDVFAIFEDTTPIVEGLSIDEAFLDVGGLRQVSGEPAAIAAKLRAEVRDKVGLAITVGVARTKFLAKVASGVAKPDGLLVVPPDGELDFLHPLPVERLWGVGKVTAGKLRDRGITTVGEVAQIDENALSVMLGRASGRHLHALAHNRDPRRVQVGRRRRSIGAQRAIGRRKRTMDDLDAMLVGLVDKLGRRLRAARRVCRTVVLRMRFNDFNRATRSHTLAESTAQTQSILRAARGLLTTAAPMIEHRGLTLIGVTLGNLDDDSAIQLALPFDRPQVSALDLTIDSVRERFGGKALTPAVLLGRDSGISVPLLPD; encoded by the coding sequence ATGTTCGAGCGCGCGGAGGCCTCTATTCTGCACGCGGACCTGGACGCCTTCTACGCCTCGGTCGAGCAGCGCGACGACCCGTTCCTGCGCGGCAAGCCGGTGATCGTCGGCGGTGGCGTGGTGCTGGCGGCGAGCTATGAGGCGAAGGCCAGGGGCGTACGCACCGCGATGCCGGGCGGTGTGGCGCGGCAGTGCTGTCCGGACGCGATCGTCGTCGAGCCGCGGTTTTCCGCGTACGTCAAGGCAAGCAAGGACGTTTTCGCGATTTTCGAGGACACCACGCCGATCGTGGAGGGCCTGTCGATCGACGAGGCGTTCCTGGATGTCGGTGGCCTGCGCCAGGTGTCCGGCGAGCCGGCGGCGATCGCGGCCAAGCTGCGCGCGGAGGTACGCGACAAGGTCGGCCTGGCGATCACCGTCGGCGTCGCGCGCACCAAGTTCCTGGCCAAGGTCGCCAGCGGCGTGGCCAAACCCGACGGCCTGCTGGTGGTGCCGCCGGACGGCGAGCTGGACTTCCTGCATCCGCTGCCGGTCGAGCGGCTCTGGGGTGTCGGCAAGGTGACCGCCGGCAAGCTGCGCGACCGCGGCATCACCACGGTCGGCGAGGTCGCGCAGATCGACGAGAACGCATTGTCGGTGATGCTCGGCCGCGCGTCCGGGCGGCACCTGCACGCGCTGGCGCACAACCGCGACCCGCGGCGCGTGCAGGTGGGGAGGCGGCGCCGGTCGATCGGCGCGCAACGCGCCATCGGCCGGCGAAAACGTACGATGGACGACCTCGACGCGATGCTGGTCGGCCTGGTCGACAAGCTCGGTCGCCGGCTGCGCGCGGCACGGCGTGTCTGCCGCACAGTCGTGCTGCGGATGCGCTTCAACGACTTCAACCGCGCCACCCGGTCGCACACGCTCGCCGAGTCGACCGCGCAGACGCAGTCGATCCTGCGTGCCGCGCGCGGACTGCTCACCACCGCCGCGCCGATGATCGAGCACCGCGGCCTGACGCTGATCGGCGTGACGCTCGGCAACCTCGACGACGACAGCGCCATCCAGCTCGCCCTGCCGTTCGACAGACCGCAGGTCAGCGCGCTGGACCTGACCATCGACTCGGTACGCGA